From the genome of Legionella beliardensis:
AGATACTGAAAGTTATGACTGCTCACCTGATAATTTTACAGCGATTTATCGCAATGCGAAGAACATCAATCTTAAAGGTTTATTTCAAGATATTACAGGCTTAACTGATAATGAGAAGCAAATTATCACTGCTATGCTACAGGCAATGCTTAAGGGTAAAAGCTTTGAACGTATCTCAATTGACAAAGCCATTGTACAATTTTCTCCAGTTTATAATAACCACTCAGGCGAATTAAATCGAGCTCAAAAAAGAATTGAATTTAAAGTTTCGCGAGCTAAAGAGAAGCTTGTTAAACTCATAAATGACTTAGAGGCCCTAGCGAAAGATACGCATGAGTTAAAAAATATGGGCCAAGATTATGCAGCAAACCAATTAACTGACCTAATAGAGAAAATTAAATTTAAATTAACAAAATTAAAAAACTACGACATAGAATCATTTATAAATAAAGCGGATGATTACACCAAAGAAGTTTTGCAAAATATAACAGATTATCAAATTCATTTCGCAAGCCATAAAAACACTATGGCAATATTATCTAGTTTTTATATTAATCTAAATGGCGTGCATGCAAATTTTGCTAAGCATACGCCTGATAAGACAAAGCCTGTTGATAGAAGCCTTTTATTCTTTAAACCCCATACGGCGCATTTGCTTAAAGAAGAACATTCACTACCTATTAAAGTTAAGCAATCGATTAGATGCGGAGAAAACGAAGACATAGCAACTACATTTGATGCAGCACCTATTACACTTGCTTGCTAAAAATTAGATGACTATTTTTTGCTATCTGGGGCGATATGAAATAAAGGCTCACCTTCATTGACCAAAGGGGCTGTTGATTTAGCAATAATAGTACCATTGCATGGGGAGCGCACTTGTTTGGCAGATTCCAAATCGAAAGGATCTAATATTTTAGCAAGGACTTGATTCTTTTTAATATGGTGATTTATTGATTGATGCGGCAATAATAATCCACCAGCTGGTGCTCTAATCCAGGTTAATTCCCTATAGTAAACAGGGTTAGTCTTTTTTTTCGCCCATTTAGCATCAATCATATTTAAATTAGCTAATACATTAAGTACCCCTTGTAAGCCAACTTTAATACACCCATCATCGACTCGGGAAGCTTCTCCTCCCTCAAACACGAGTAAAGGAATATTAAGCGACATGGTTAATCCGCGTAGCGATTTTTTTCTTACTGGGCTATCAATAATAGCAACGCCAAATGCTTCTGCTAATTGACACAACTCGGTCATCGACTCATCAATTCGAGTTTGTGGCAGATTAAATAGATAGTTTCCGCCTGAATGCAAATCAATGCCATAATCACATTGTTTAATAATATTTTCAGTAAGAAAGTAAGCAAGCCTTGATGCTAATTTTCCAGTTTTATTACCTGGAAAAACGCGGTTAAGATCTTGTCCTATTGCTTCTCTGGTTCTTAAAATAAGCCCAAATGGATTGGCGACTGGAATCGTAATGAGTGTGCCATTTAAGTGCTTTACTGCTTTGTGTTCGTGTAAGCGATTAATAATTTCTATACCATTAACCTCATCACCGTGTAAGGTACTTAAGATAAATAATTTAGGCCCTGTATGTTGCCCATGAAAAATATGAATAGGTACCTTGATGCGCCTGCTGGTATAAAAATTAGAAAAATCACAAAGAATAGTATGATTTTGGCCCGGTTTAATAGACACATTACATAAGGTTAATGATGTATTTTTCTTCAGTTGAGTCATGAATTTTCCTTATAAAACTCAACAACTTACTACATTCTAAGTATAAATTAGTGATTTACTTTCCTTAATAAAGTATAGACTTGCTTAACAGAAATGGGTTTACTAAATAAATAGCCTTGATAATAATGGCAACCAAATTTTTTAAGAATACTTAATTGCTCTTCAGTTTCTACACCTTCTGCAATAGCTTTTACGTTTAGTGATTTAGCCATAGCAATAATCGCTTTAACGATAGCCTGGCAATTCTTATCGACCGCTAGTTGCGAAATAAAAGATTGATCGATTTTAATAATATCAATCATAAAATCTTTTAAATAAGAAAAAGAAGAGTAGCCGGTACCAAAGTCATCGATAGACAATTTCATACCCAATTCTTTCATTTGTTTTATGATAGATAGATTCTTATCATTTAAGGTCATTAACGTACTTTCGGTAAATTCAATTTCTAAATGGCGAGGATTGATGTGGGTTAAATCAAGAATTGCTTTTAAACGCTCAATGAAGCGAAAATTAAGCTGTTGCACAGAGACATTCACTGCAATATTTAAATCACTAAATAACCCATCTTCCTGCCAACTTTTAATTTGTTGGCAAGCAGTACGTAACACCCATTCACCAATAGGAATCATCAGACTACTTTCTTCAGCCAGTGAGATAAATTGCTTGGGATAAATAATCTTATTATTACCACTGTTCCAGCGAATTAACGCCTCCAAACCACTTATCTTTCCTGTTTTAATGGCAACTTGTGGTTGATAATAAAGAATAAATTCCTGTTTTTCCAAAGCATGATGTAAATTACTTTCTAGAATTAATTTTTGCTGGGTAAATGCAGAAATTGCTGGCAAATAAAATTGATAATGATTGCGCCCGTGTAGCTTCGCATAATACATAGCCATATCAGCATTTTTAATGAGGGTTTCTGCATCTGCACCATCATCAGGATAAATAGTAATACCAATACTTACTGAAATATAAAATTTTTTCTGGTTAAGAACAAATGGCTGTACCATCACATCTAAAAGATTTTGCGCCACAGTTGCGATATTTTTTGTATTCTTTATATTAGGCAAGATAACAATAAATTCATCGCCACCAAAACGAGAAATAAAATCTAAACTGCGAACATTATTGCGAATACGCACGGCAACCTCTTGCAGCAATTTATCACCACAATCATGTCCCATGGTGTCATTAACTTTTTTAAAATTATCTAAATCTAAATAAAGAAGTGCCATCACGTTTTGCTGAACTTTGGCATTTAAAATGGCATGATTTAAATTATTTTCTAGGGAAGCGCGATTACCGAGCCCTGTTAATACATCATGCTGGGCTAAATAAAGTAATTCATTTTCGACCCGTTTACGCTTAATAAAGATACCCATATGACTACCAATAGTCGTAAAAACGGAGATTAAATTAATACTAGGTACGCTTAAAAATTTACTATAAAAAATAATAACGCCAATTACTTCATTATTATAAGTGATAGGTAGCCCAAAAAAACTCTGTAAGCCCTTTTCAATAAAGGGAATAACTTGGTTAGCTTTTAAGTCATTTCTTAAATCGACAATCCAATGCGGCCTTGCCATTTGCCAAATGAGCCCTGGCAAATCATCCCCTAATTTACATTGCTTACCATGGCTTACTTTTTCTAATTCTCGATAGTCATCTTTTGCATACCAAACTGACACCAAGCAGAGTGCTTTTTTCTGTTGATCAACCGCCCATAGCTCACCTACTTGCCATTCAAATATTTCACAAATAGTTTTTAAGACACTGTGGGCAGCATAATCTAAATTAGGCGCCTCTGCTAATGCTAAAGTCACTCGATATTGAATAGCTAATTGTTGCTCATTTAGCTTCGTTTTCGTAATATCATGTATAATAATGGCAGCACTAATAACCTTATTAGATCGTGTTTTAATAGGAGAAATAGTAAGAGCAACATCAAAATACTGCCCATTTTTACCTTTTAAAACAGTTTCATAATGTGAAATTTTCCCGCCAGCAGCAATGCGATTAATTATTTTTCTATATTCACTTTGTTGCTGTCGAGAAAATAATATAGAAAGCGGCTTACCAATGATTTCACCAGCAGAATATTGATAGATTTGCTCAGCAGCATTGTTCCAACTGGTGATAGTGCCATCGGCAGTAATACTTACAATGGCATCAAATGCATTCTCAACAATAGCAGCTAATTGGGTATCTGCTTGTTTAGATTTTTTACGTTCAATTGCGTAATGAATAGCACGAGATAGGGAACTACTTGTTATTTCAGATTTAAACACATAATCTTGCACCCCTTCTTTTAAAACATTCATTGCCGTTTTTTCATTTTCTAAATCGCTAATTACAATAATTGGGATATGAGACGCAATAATTGTTAGCTGTTTAAAAGCTGATAAGATCTCATGATCAGTGAGCTCTAAATCCACTAAAATTAGATCAAATTCATCTAATCTAGCTATTACCGTATTAAACTCACCAAGTGTAATTACTTCAAATACAAATTTTTCAATCGCAGATATAACTTGTTGAGTTAATTGCGACGCATCAGGGCTAGCTTCAATAATTAGTAAGTGTTTTTTCTTCATCCTAATTCTCTACCCTTGGCTAATAACTTATTCAGTTTTTGGCGGCAACGTTACAATCGTAAACCAAAAGTGTTCAATAGACCGAACAACCTCAATAAACTGCTCTAAATCTAGGGGCTTTGTAATGTAACAGTTAACATGCGTATTATAAGATTGCGCAATATCTTCTTCTGCTTTAGAAATAGATAAAATAGCGACAGGAATGGAGCGCAAATTAGCATCTTCTTTGATTTCTTTTAAAACTTGCCTTCCGTCTTTTCTTGGCAAATTTAAGTCAAGTAAAATGAGGTCCGGTGTTGAGACATTTGTGTATTTATCCTCTTTCCTTAAGAAAGCCATTGCTTCTACACCATCCATCACAACACTTAAGTCTACTCTTAACTTACTTTCTTTAAGTGCTTCTTCAGTTAAACGAATATCGCCAATACTATCTTCAACCAGTAAAATTTGAATAGGGTGCAATCTCTCCATAATTAGCTCCTTACTTAGGAAGAGTAAAAAAAAAGGTAGAGCCTACACCTACTACTGATTCTACCCAAATACGTCCCGCATGCCGCTCAATTATTTTCTTGCAAATTGCTAAGCCAATGCCACTTCCTGGAAATTTATTACGTGTATTTAAACGCTTAAAAATAATGAAAATCTGCCCGTAATATTCTTTAGCAATACCTATGCCATTATCATGTACCATAAATAGCCATTCTTTTTCCTTCTCTTTTACTTCAATCAAAATTTCAGGTGTTTGGGTACAGAACTTAATGGCATTGCTAATTAAATGTTGAAAGACAAACGATAATTGATTTTGATTTGC
Proteins encoded in this window:
- a CDS encoding EAL domain-containing protein gives rise to the protein MKKKHLLIIEASPDASQLTQQVISAIEKFVFEVITLGEFNTVIARLDEFDLILVDLELTDHEILSAFKQLTIIASHIPIIVISDLENEKTAMNVLKEGVQDYVFKSEITSSSLSRAIHYAIERKKSKQADTQLAAIVENAFDAIVSITADGTITSWNNAAEQIYQYSAGEIIGKPLSILFSRQQQSEYRKIINRIAAGGKISHYETVLKGKNGQYFDVALTISPIKTRSNKVISAAIIIHDITKTKLNEQQLAIQYRVTLALAEAPNLDYAAHSVLKTICEIFEWQVGELWAVDQQKKALCLVSVWYAKDDYRELEKVSHGKQCKLGDDLPGLIWQMARPHWIVDLRNDLKANQVIPFIEKGLQSFFGLPITYNNEVIGVIIFYSKFLSVPSINLISVFTTIGSHMGIFIKRKRVENELLYLAQHDVLTGLGNRASLENNLNHAILNAKVQQNVMALLYLDLDNFKKVNDTMGHDCGDKLLQEVAVRIRNNVRSLDFISRFGGDEFIVILPNIKNTKNIATVAQNLLDVMVQPFVLNQKKFYISVSIGITIYPDDGADAETLIKNADMAMYYAKLHGRNHYQFYLPAISAFTQQKLILESNLHHALEKQEFILYYQPQVAIKTGKISGLEALIRWNSGNNKIIYPKQFISLAEESSLMIPIGEWVLRTACQQIKSWQEDGLFSDLNIAVNVSVQQLNFRFIERLKAILDLTHINPRHLEIEFTESTLMTLNDKNLSIIKQMKELGMKLSIDDFGTGYSSFSYLKDFMIDIIKIDQSFISQLAVDKNCQAIVKAIIAMAKSLNVKAIAEGVETEEQLSILKKFGCHYYQGYLFSKPISVKQVYTLLRKVNH
- a CDS encoding response regulator yields the protein MERLHPIQILLVEDSIGDIRLTEEALKESKLRVDLSVVMDGVEAMAFLRKEDKYTNVSTPDLILLDLNLPRKDGRQVLKEIKEDANLRSIPVAILSISKAEEDIAQSYNTHVNCYITKPLDLEQFIEVVRSIEHFWFTIVTLPPKTE
- a CDS encoding succinylglutamate desuccinylase/aspartoacylase family protein → MTQLKKNTSLTLCNVSIKPGQNHTILCDFSNFYTSRRIKVPIHIFHGQHTGPKLFILSTLHGDEVNGIEIINRLHEHKAVKHLNGTLITIPVANPFGLILRTREAIGQDLNRVFPGNKTGKLASRLAYFLTENIIKQCDYGIDLHSGGNYLFNLPQTRIDESMTELCQLAEAFGVAIIDSPVRKKSLRGLTMSLNIPLLVFEGGEASRVDDGCIKVGLQGVLNVLANLNMIDAKWAKKKTNPVYYRELTWIRAPAGGLLLPHQSINHHIKKNQVLAKILDPFDLESAKQVRSPCNGTIIAKSTAPLVNEGEPLFHIAPDSKK